One window of Leucoraja erinacea ecotype New England chromosome 14, Leri_hhj_1, whole genome shotgun sequence genomic DNA carries:
- the LOC129703579 gene encoding C-C motif chemokine 20-like, with amino-acid sequence MKQINCRILPLAMFIGLLMLSTMEKFPFADAQSPIDCCLSYTSKPLPSKLIRGYVRQFSNELCSIDAVIFYTRKRLSICANPEDKWVKNVIGVFLKKEMKQK; translated from the exons ATGAAGCAAATCAACTGTAGGATTCTGCCCCTGGCAATGTTCATAGGACTGCTGATGCTGAGCACCATGGAAAAGTTCCCATTTGCAG atGCTCAATCTCCAATTGACTGTTGTCTATCATATACCTCAAAACCTTTACCTTCGAAGCTAATTAGAGGCTACGTGAGACAGTTTTCAAATGAACTCTGCAGCATTGATGCAGTCAT ATTTTACACAAGGAAACGCTTAAGTATCTGTGCAAACCCTGAAGATAAGTGGGTGAAAAATGTAATCGGAGTTTTTCTGAA GAAAGAAATGAAACAGAAATGA